In the genome of Ignavibacteriales bacterium, one region contains:
- a CDS encoding KH domain-containing protein gives MKEFIEFIAKHLVDHPDSVVIEEKTPEDNKVVLALKVKADDVGKVIGKQGKTAQAMRTLLTAIAAKEGKRAVLEILD, from the coding sequence ATGAAAGAGTTCATCGAGTTCATCGCAAAACATCTGGTTGATCACCCGGATAGTGTTGTCATCGAGGAAAAAACTCCCGAAGATAACAAAGTTGTTCTTGCTCTTAAAGTTAAAGCCGATGATGTTGGTAAAGTCATCGGAAAACAAGGCAAGACGGCACAGGCAATGCGTACACTTCTTACGGCAATCGCCGCTAAAGAAGGGAAGCGTGCTGTTCTTGAAATTTTAGATTAA
- a CDS encoding F0F1 ATP synthase subunit alpha, translating into MAEVRPDEISAILRKQLTGFESEVDVYDVGTVLQVGDGIARVYGLSKVMASELVEFPNDVFGMVLNLEEDSVGCVLFGESTFVKEGDTVKRTKRVASMPVGEEMLGRVVTPLGVPVDGKGAINTTKFLPIERKALGVIQRQPVKEPLQTGIAAVDAMIPIGRGQRELIIGDRQTGKTAVAIDTIINQKYTHSDEAKKLGINPVYCIYVAIGQKSSTIAQVVAKLQEHGAMAYTTVVSASASEPAPLQFIAPYSGATLGEYFRDNGKHALVIYDDLSKQAAAYRELSLLLRRPPGREAYPGDVFYLHSRLLERASKLSDDLGGGSLTALPIIETQQGDVSAYIPTNVISITDGQIYLESNLFNAGVRPAINVGISVSRVGGNAQIKAMKKVAGSLKLDLAQYRELEAFAKFGSDLDKATLRTLNKGARLVELLKQGQYTPVPVERQVISIYLGTNGFLDEVPVADVKRYEKEILEFIEVKYSSIFETIKKEKQLNDEVIGQIKKAAAEFNSVFKKSI; encoded by the coding sequence ATGGCTGAAGTAAGACCAGATGAAATATCAGCGATATTAAGAAAACAATTGACCGGGTTTGAATCCGAAGTCGATGTTTACGATGTCGGTACGGTTTTACAGGTTGGTGACGGTATCGCCCGCGTTTACGGCTTATCTAAAGTAATGGCGAGTGAACTTGTTGAATTTCCGAATGATGTATTTGGAATGGTGTTAAACCTTGAAGAAGATAGTGTCGGATGCGTGTTATTCGGTGAGTCAACATTTGTTAAAGAAGGCGATACAGTAAAAAGAACTAAACGCGTTGCATCTATGCCTGTTGGTGAAGAAATGTTGGGAAGAGTTGTAACTCCACTCGGCGTTCCTGTAGACGGTAAAGGTGCAATAAACACTACAAAGTTTTTACCTATTGAAAGAAAGGCACTTGGTGTTATTCAGCGTCAGCCGGTTAAAGAGCCTCTTCAAACCGGTATCGCTGCAGTTGATGCAATGATTCCAATCGGAAGAGGACAAAGAGAATTAATTATTGGTGACAGGCAAACAGGTAAAACTGCAGTAGCTATTGATACTATCATCAATCAAAAATATACTCATAGCGATGAGGCAAAGAAGCTTGGTATTAACCCGGTGTATTGTATATATGTTGCTATAGGTCAAAAAAGTTCGACCATTGCGCAGGTAGTTGCGAAACTTCAGGAACACGGTGCTATGGCTTACACAACTGTTGTATCAGCATCCGCATCTGAGCCGGCTCCTCTACAGTTTATCGCTCCTTATTCAGGAGCTACGTTGGGTGAGTACTTCAGGGATAATGGTAAACACGCACTTGTAATTTATGATGATCTTTCAAAGCAGGCTGCTGCTTACCGCGAACTTTCGTTATTATTAAGAAGACCTCCAGGACGTGAAGCTTATCCCGGAGACGTTTTTTATCTTCACTCAAGATTATTAGAGAGAGCTTCAAAACTTAGTGATGATTTAGGCGGCGGCAGTTTAACTGCTTTACCGATTATTGAAACACAGCAGGGTGACGTTTCTGCATACATACCTACAAACGTTATTTCAATTACAGATGGTCAGATTTATCTTGAATCAAACCTGTTCAACGCAGGTGTAAGACCTGCTATTAACGTTGGTATTTCTGTATCACGTGTTGGTGGTAATGCACAGATTAAAGCGATGAAAAAAGTTGCAGGTTCATTAAAACTGGATCTTGCGCAGTACAGAGAACTTGAAGCATTTGCAAAATTCGGTTCCGATCTTGATAAAGCGACATTAAGAACACTTAATAAAGGTGCCCGCCTTGTTGAACTTCTAAAACAGGGTCAATATACCCCGGTTCCGGTTGAACGCCAGGTTATAAGTATTTATCTGGGAACAAACGGGTTCCTTGATGAAGTACCTGTTGCTGATGTTAAACGTTATGAAAAAGAAATTTTAGAATTTATTGAAGTAAAATACAGTTCAATATTCGAAACGATTAAAAAAGAAAAACAACTTAACGATGAAGTAATTGGACAGATAAAGAAAGCAGCAGCCGAATTCAATTCAGTATTTAAAAAGAGCATATAA
- the rimM gene encoding 16S rRNA processing protein RimM — MTEYFLIAKIVSASGKNGFVKIKSYSDFPERFLNLKKVFVDFFNAKKEIAVEDVKQEKDIIYLKFLNFDSPEQVKVFIDKNVYVDSDGLIKLPENNFFVHDVIGSSVIKEEKSFGIVKDVLSYPANDVYVILKDDGSEFLLPAVLDFIESFDPQKKILTLYPGEIYEDENED, encoded by the coding sequence GTGACCGAATATTTTTTAATCGCTAAAATAGTTTCTGCTTCAGGCAAAAATGGTTTTGTTAAGATTAAATCTTATTCGGATTTTCCCGAACGTTTTTTAAATCTAAAAAAAGTGTTCGTGGATTTTTTTAATGCTAAAAAGGAAATTGCTGTTGAGGATGTTAAGCAGGAGAAGGATATTATTTATCTCAAGTTCCTCAACTTTGATTCACCCGAACAGGTGAAAGTGTTCATTGATAAAAATGTTTACGTAGACTCTGACGGACTGATTAAACTGCCGGAAAATAATTTTTTCGTTCACGATGTTATTGGCAGTTCAGTCATTAAAGAAGAAAAATCATTTGGCATTGTTAAAGATGTATTGTCTTATCCTGCAAATGATGTTTACGTGATACTGAAAGATGATGGAAGTGAATTTCTGCTTCCTGCTGTTCTTGATTTTATTGAAAGTTTTGATCCTCAAAAAAAGATTCTTACTCTTTATCCTGGTGAAATTTATGAAGACGAAAATGAGGATTGA
- the rplS gene encoding 50S ribosomal protein L19 — MINLNNISAGEMRTDLPKFNSGDHVRVHVRVIEGDKERIQPFEGDVISIRGEGTNRTFTVRKIASGVGVERIFPYNSPKIAKVELLKEGNVRRAKLYYLRNLSGKAARIKSKKS; from the coding sequence ATGATAAACTTAAATAATATATCAGCCGGAGAGATGAGAACTGATCTCCCGAAATTTAATTCCGGAGATCATGTACGCGTACATGTCAGGGTAATCGAAGGTGATAAGGAACGTATTCAGCCGTTTGAAGGCGATGTTATAAGCATCAGAGGCGAAGGCACAAACAGAACATTTACCGTTAGAAAAATTGCAAGCGGTGTTGGTGTTGAAAGAATATTCCCTTACAACTCACCAAAAATTGCAAAAGTTGAACTTCTTAAAGAAGGTAATGTAAGACGCGCTAAACTTTACTATCTCAGAAACCTTTCAGGTAAAGCAGCAAGAATTAAAAGTAAAAAGAGTTAA
- the trmD gene encoding tRNA (guanosine(37)-N1)-methyltransferase TrmD, with protein sequence MRIDIITAVPDLLVSPLNSSILKRAQTKGKVEIIIHNLRDYAYDKHKQIDDKPFGGGPGMVLKPEPFFECIEKLISERKYDHIIFTTPKGKIFDQKTANRLSLAKNILFVAGHYKEIDDRVRAKFATEEFSIGNFVITGGELPALLMIDAVIRLIPGVLNDSESALDDSFQDGERIEAPYYTRPAEYKGLKVPDVLLSGNEKEIKNWKAEQSKILTENWKKINN encoded by the coding sequence ATGAGGATTGATATAATAACCGCAGTGCCTGACCTGCTTGTAAGCCCGCTTAATTCAAGCATACTTAAAAGAGCTCAGACAAAAGGAAAAGTTGAAATCATTATTCATAATCTTCGCGATTATGCGTACGATAAACACAAGCAGATTGACGATAAACCTTTCGGCGGCGGACCTGGCATGGTTCTTAAACCGGAACCGTTCTTTGAATGTATTGAAAAATTAATTTCTGAACGAAAGTACGATCATATTATTTTCACAACTCCGAAAGGAAAAATATTTGATCAGAAAACGGCTAACAGATTATCATTAGCAAAAAATATTCTGTTTGTTGCAGGACATTATAAAGAAATTGATGACCGCGTGAGAGCTAAATTTGCAACCGAAGAATTTTCGATTGGAAATTTTGTTATTACAGGTGGTGAACTTCCTGCACTATTAATGATTGATGCAGTGATAAGATTGATTCCCGGTGTACTTAATGACAGTGAATCAGCTCTTGACGATTCATTCCAGGATGGGGAGAGGATAGAAGCTCCTTATTATACCAGACCCGCGGAATATAAAGGATTGAAAGTACCGGATGTTCTTCTTTCAGGAAATGAAAAAGAAATTAAAAACTGGAAAGCAGAGCAATCAAAAATTTTAACAGAGAATTGGAAAAAAATAAATAATTAG
- the rpsP gene encoding 30S ribosomal protein S16: protein MAVKLRLRRMGKKKQPIYKVVAADSRAPRDGKFLESIGLYNPLTNPHTVEIKEDRALYWLNVGAQPTDTVKSLLSQKGIILKRELTRRKLSEDKFQAEMDSWQKIQEAKSVRGTQKKKSKSDSSAKEKATDVEGSEKGTAEAKGAASDETPSDQG from the coding sequence TTGGCCGTTAAGTTAAGATTAAGAAGAATGGGAAAAAAGAAACAGCCTATTTACAAAGTAGTTGCTGCAGATTCCAGAGCACCACGTGATGGTAAATTCCTGGAATCAATTGGTTTATATAATCCATTGACCAATCCCCATACGGTTGAAATAAAAGAAGACAGAGCTTTATATTGGTTAAATGTTGGCGCACAGCCAACAGATACAGTTAAAAGTCTACTATCACAAAAAGGAATAATCCTTAAGCGAGAACTGACCCGAAGAAAATTATCGGAAGATAAATTTCAGGCTGAGATGGATAGCTGGCAGAAAATTCAGGAAGCTAAATCGGTCAGGGGAACTCAGAAAAAGAAATCCAAATCGGATAGTTCTGCAAAAGAAAAAGCCACAGATGTAGAAGGTTCTGAAAAAGGTACAGCTGAAGCGAAGGGCGCGGCTTCTGACGAAACTCCAAGCGACCAGGGCTGA
- the ffh gene encoding signal recognition particle protein, protein MFEDLTLKFENTLKKIRGQGKLTEKNISDTLREIRRVLLDADVNYKVAKEFIEKVTEKALGQQVINSITPGQLITKIIYDELTLLLGGTNSELKINGSGTTVIMVVGLQGSGKTTFSAKLAKKLSENSRKVLLVAADIYRPAAIDQLKLLGLQIDVPVFSLEEKNARKIASDSLQYAKENNLDTIIIDTAGRLHVDEEMMNEVADIRDLVKPTETLFVVDSMTGQDAVNSAKVFHERVNYDGIVLTKLDGDSKGGAALSIRSVVGKPIKFVSNGEKLNFIEVFHPDRLASRILGRGDVISLVEKAQQNFDEDAAEELEEKLRKNKFDFEDFLKQIKAIKKMGALSSLLGMIPGLGSQIKNAKIDDNALVKVEAIINSMTNEERKSPKILNGGRRKRIARGSGTSIQDVNRLIKQFGEMQKMMSRFSKQGFSKSALNGLKFN, encoded by the coding sequence ATGTTTGAAGATCTAACGCTTAAGTTTGAAAACACTTTAAAGAAGATAAGAGGGCAGGGCAAACTCACCGAGAAAAACATTTCCGATACACTCAGAGAAATAAGACGTGTTCTTCTTGATGCGGATGTTAACTATAAAGTTGCAAAAGAGTTTATTGAAAAGGTTACTGAAAAAGCACTTGGTCAGCAGGTAATAAATTCAATTACACCTGGTCAGTTAATAACAAAAATTATTTATGATGAACTGACCCTCCTTTTAGGCGGAACCAACAGTGAACTAAAAATTAATGGTTCGGGAACTACGGTTATAATGGTAGTCGGTTTGCAGGGTTCAGGTAAAACAACCTTCAGCGCTAAACTTGCAAAAAAACTTTCTGAAAACTCCAGAAAAGTTTTACTTGTTGCCGCAGATATTTACAGACCTGCCGCTATTGATCAGCTAAAATTATTGGGACTTCAAATTGACGTTCCGGTTTTTTCACTTGAAGAGAAGAATGCAAGAAAGATTGCTTCTGATTCACTTCAATACGCAAAAGAAAATAATTTAGATACGATAATTATTGATACTGCCGGTCGTCTTCATGTTGATGAAGAAATGATGAATGAAGTTGCCGACATTCGTGACCTTGTAAAGCCGACAGAAACGCTTTTTGTTGTTGACTCAATGACCGGTCAGGATGCAGTTAATTCTGCAAAAGTTTTTCATGAAAGAGTTAACTATGATGGTATTGTTCTTACAAAACTTGATGGTGATTCAAAAGGCGGGGCAGCATTATCAATCCGGTCGGTTGTTGGCAAACCGATTAAGTTTGTAAGTAATGGAGAAAAATTAAACTTCATAGAAGTCTTTCATCCTGACAGGTTAGCTTCAAGGATTTTAGGAAGAGGTGATGTAATATCACTAGTTGAAAAAGCACAACAGAATTTTGATGAAGATGCCGCTGAAGAATTAGAAGAAAAGCTTCGTAAAAATAAATTTGATTTTGAGGATTTTCTTAAGCAAATTAAAGCCATCAAGAAGATGGGCGCTTTATCGTCCTTACTGGGTATGATTCCCGGTCTTGGTTCACAGATAAAGAACGCTAAAATTGATGATAATGCACTTGTAAAAGTTGAGGCAATTATCAATTCAATGACAAATGAAGAGCGAAAAAGCCCGAAAATATTGAATGGCGGACGACGAAAAAGAATTGCGCGCGGTAGCGGAACATCGATTCAGGATGTAAACAGACTGATAAAACAGTTTGGAGAAATGCAGAAAATGATGAGCAGGTTTTCAAAACAAGGATTTAGTAAATCCGCCTTAAATGGTTTAAAATTTAATTGA
- the atpG gene encoding ATP synthase F1 subunit gamma, translating into MATLRDIKRRIKGVQNTQQITKAMKMVAAAKLRRAQDNIINARPYAKKIFSLFNDLVTEENKLNNIFLVQREVKNVAVIVVSADRGLCGAFNTNIIKEAVRYVEEESVVNTGVSYQLYCVGKKGSDFFGKRNYNILGKNIGLFSSLKYDIALSIADEIINNYVNGKIDKVVVIYNEFKSIIQQKLVVEQYLPIPVNTSEDKKTSDVNFIYEPDQKSIFEYLLPKHLKAQLWRILLESNASELGARMTAMDNATTNAKELIRTLQLKYNKERQAAITKEILEIVSGANALKSS; encoded by the coding sequence ATGGCAACTTTACGTGACATAAAAAGAAGAATAAAAGGTGTGCAGAACACACAGCAGATTACCAAAGCTATGAAGATGGTAGCTGCTGCTAAGCTACGCCGTGCACAGGATAATATCATTAATGCACGTCCGTATGCTAAAAAAATATTCTCTCTTTTTAATGATCTTGTTACTGAAGAAAATAAACTGAACAATATTTTTCTTGTCCAACGTGAAGTAAAAAATGTAGCTGTTATTGTTGTATCGGCAGACAGAGGACTTTGCGGCGCTTTCAACACAAATATAATTAAAGAAGCTGTCAGGTATGTTGAAGAAGAATCAGTTGTAAATACAGGCGTTTCATATCAACTTTATTGCGTTGGTAAAAAGGGTAGTGATTTCTTTGGTAAAAGAAATTATAACATACTTGGAAAGAATATAGGGTTGTTCTCTTCATTAAAGTATGATATAGCTTTATCAATTGCAGATGAAATAATTAATAACTACGTCAACGGTAAGATTGATAAAGTTGTTGTCATATATAACGAGTTCAAATCTATCATCCAGCAGAAGTTAGTTGTTGAACAGTATTTACCAATTCCTGTAAATACTTCAGAAGATAAAAAAACTTCTGATGTTAATTTTATTTATGAACCTGATCAAAAGTCTATCTTTGAATATTTACTTCCCAAACATCTAAAAGCACAGTTGTGGAGAATATTACTTGAATCGAACGCCTCTGAACTTGGTGCAAGAATGACTGCAATGGATAACGCTACAACTAACGCTAAAGAACTGATAAGAACTTTACAGCTTAAGTACAATAAGGAAAGACAGGCTGCGATAACTAAAGAGATACTTGAAATTGTTTCCGGTGCAAACGCACTGAAATCGAGTTGA